A genomic region of Blattabacterium cuenoti contains the following coding sequences:
- the fmt gene encoding methionyl-tRNA formyltransferase → MKKFPKIVFIGSNHFSLYALKKLYIKQYNIVGIITSPDNKFFKNKGKKAFTPVKIYALENNIPFLQPKNLTSYSFLENLKIWNADIQIVVSFRILPKEVWNFPKMGSFNLHASLLPQYRGAAPIHWAIINGEKKTGLTTFFIEEKIDSGKIILQKKIKIRKKETAGELEKKLKRMSGPIVIQTLENIVTNKMKPISQNHIDSYLLKNAPKISTEDCRIQWGNPSIESIYNKIRGLSPYPTAWTLLFFNNKKFVRFKIFFVKKIRNIHTFPTGSIFIISSNEMKISVKEGFISIIEGQIEGKKRMYIKNLINGLKIRENLFVR, encoded by the coding sequence CATTTTTCTCTTTATGCTTTAAAAAAATTATATATAAAACAATACAATATTGTAGGAATAATTACAAGCCCTGACAATAAATTTTTTAAAAATAAAGGAAAAAAAGCATTTACTCCTGTAAAAATATACGCATTAGAAAATAATATACCCTTTTTACAACCTAAAAATCTTACAAGTTATTCTTTTTTAGAGAATCTAAAAATATGGAATGCAGATATACAAATTGTTGTTTCTTTTAGAATTTTACCTAAAGAAGTATGGAATTTTCCTAAAATGGGGTCTTTTAATTTACATGCATCTCTTCTTCCACAATATAGAGGAGCTGCTCCTATTCATTGGGCAATTATTAATGGAGAAAAAAAAACTGGATTGACAACTTTTTTCATAGAAGAAAAAATAGATTCTGGAAAAATTATTTTACAAAAAAAAATAAAAATAAGAAAAAAAGAAACAGCAGGAGAATTAGAAAAAAAATTAAAAAGAATGAGTGGTCCTATAGTAATTCAAACTTTAGAAAATATTGTGACAAACAAAATGAAACCTATTTCTCAAAATCATATTGATTCTTATTTATTAAAAAATGCTCCAAAAATATCGACAGAAGACTGTAGAATACAATGGGGTAATCCTTCTATAGAATCTATATACAATAAAATAAGAGGATTAAGTCCTTATCCTACAGCGTGGACTTTATTATTTTTCAATAATAAAAAATTTGTTAGATTTAAAATCTTTTTTGTAAAAAAAATACGGAATATCCATACTTTTCCAACTGGATCTATATTCATTATTTCATCCAATGAAATGAAAATATCTGTTAAAGAGGGGTTTATCTCTATTATCGAAGGACAAATAGAGGGAAAAAAAAGAATGTATATAAAAAATTTAATTAACGGATTGAAAATAAGAGAAAATCTCTTCGTTCGATAA
- a CDS encoding HU family DNA-binding protein: MNKTELVNSIAEKTGITKIKAKNVTDAFIETVIESLKKGEKVTLVGFGTFSVVERHPRNGVNPRTGKKIHIPGKKVAKFKIGAELTKF, from the coding sequence ATGAATAAAACAGAATTGGTTAATTCAATAGCTGAAAAAACTGGAATAACAAAAATAAAAGCTAAAAACGTGACAGATGCATTTATAGAAACAGTAATCGAATCTCTAAAAAAAGGAGAGAAGGTTACTTTAGTCGGATTTGGGACCTTTTCTGTGGTAGAAAGACATCCCAGAAATGGAGTTAACCCTAGAACAGGAAAAAAAATACATATTCCAGGAAAAAAAGTAGCTAAATTTAAAATAGGAGCAGAATTGACAAAATTCTGA